In Lotus japonicus ecotype B-129 chromosome 5, LjGifu_v1.2, one genomic interval encodes:
- the LOC130718227 gene encoding histidine-containing phosphotransfer protein 1-like: MDGGIIQLQRHLVDYTASLFDEGFLDEQFNQLELLQDESNPDFVVEVVTLFFQDAERLLDELTKALGQASIDFKKLDAHVHQLKGSSSSVGAQRVHKACISFRNSCEEKNIEGCLKSLQQVRHEYSLVKSKLETLFKMEQQLSAASGSFSR; this comes from the exons ATGGATGGTGGTATAATTCAGCTGCAGAGGCACCTTGTTGATTACACTGCCTCCCTATTCGATGAG GGCTTTCTAGATGAACAGTTTAACCAGCTTGAGCTACTTCAAGATGAAAGCAACCCAGATTTTGTGGTTGAAGTGGTCACTCTCTTTTTTCAAGATGCAGAGAGGCTTCTTGATGAGCTCACAAAGGCTCT AGGACAGGCAAGCATTGATTTCAAAAAGTTGGATGCTCATGTTCACCAACTGAAGGGTAGCAGCTCCAG TGTTGGAGCACAGAGAGTTCACAAAGCCTGCATTTCCTTTAGAAATTCATGTGAGGAGAAGAACATTGAAGG GTGTCTTAAAAGCTTGCAACAAGTAAGACATGAGTATTCCTTGGTGAAAAGTAAACTTGAGACTCTCTTCAAG ATGGAGCAACAGCTTTCGGCTGCAAGTGGATCTTTTTCTAGGTAG